Within Claveliimonas bilis, the genomic segment CGAAACTTCCGGATGAACGCCTGGCATCCAATCCATGGCCTGAATGGCCCAGGATCTGTAAGACAGATTACGGTCAGGAAGAAGCCTGTGCTCTCTTCGGACATGATCCCCGTATATATGAGACAACAGTCAAAGAATTTTTATCCGACGAAAAAGGCCATCTGACAGGCATTCGCACAGTCAAAGTCCGGTTTGAAAACGGTAAGATGACAGAAGTAAAAGACAGTGAACAAATCATAGAAGCTGATCTTCTGCTCATTGCAACCGGCTTTACCGGATGTGAGGATTATATCACTGACGCATTTCAACTGGAGCGCACAGCCCGTGGTACGATTTCCACTGCCCCCTCCTCTTTTGCAGCCGGCAAAGAAAAAGTATTCACAGCCGGGGATGTGCGCCGCGGCCAGTCACTCGTCGTCTGGGCCATCGCCGAAGGCCGGCAGTGCGCCCGTGAGGTGGATCAGTATCTGATGGGATATACGAATATGTAGATTATAGTAAACAACTCCGGCTCACAAAGAGCTGGAGTTGTTTTTGCCTCACCTGTTATACAGCTGTCTTGCCTTCGGAAATCCACTTCTGAACCATACCAATGCTCTCTTTTACTACCGCTGCGATCTGCTCCACCGGCATGCCCAAATTAGCCATAGATAAAACAGTTTCCTGTTTCATTTCCATTTTTCCTTTCTCCAGTCCTCTCTCAATTCCAATCTCAATTCCTTCATTGTAAATCTCGTCCATCTCACGACACATACTGTCCACTCCTTCCGGCGTTTCCTTTAACTCTCTGACACGCTCTGCCAGAATCTCGCTAAACATTTCGTCTGCAGTTCTGCATTGCAGATCATACATCAAGCGCCCCAATGCTGTCTCTTTATCCTTGATTTTTGCATTCACATAGATAATGTGAGCATCGTCTTGGAAATCCTCCCGCACTTCTTCAACCTTTTTAGTAATATGATAAATGGGAAGTCCATAGCCAAGCACATCGTTTCTCGCAATAAAAATCACATAACTCTCTGGTAGCTCCTCAAAAGTCTGTCCTTCCTTCAACTCGTTTACATCTAGCAGGCTACTGTGATATCTCGCTCTTTTTACGGAAGCCCCTTCGTTTTCCTGCTGAATTTCTACATTATACCGTTTCTCTTCCATATCACAAACAACGCTGTCAAGAATGGCTGATCTTCCCTGCAGATTCTTATAATCCTTCTGCAGCATCTGCTCCTTCACTTCCAAATCTTCTCTGTCCATAATGATTCGCAAAATATACTCTGTGCATTCCCGCTTTTTCAAGACATTCCGCATGAAAATATCACTCATGATCGTAAGTCCTTCAAGGATTCGCTTGTACTTTTCATATCGGTTCTCAAGCTCATGCTCTTCCGTCGATTCATTAATTCTTCTGACGTCTTGTGTCGCTTTTTCCATAGGCAGCCTCCTTTTCTTGATCATATGAAGAGGCTCTTTCTCCCTCTGGTTCTGTTTGTCCTGCCTTATTCTATTTTCCATACCATCCAGGAAAGAACCTCTTTACTGTATATAAATCAGTCGTAAAAGCATTGAGATATCTTTCCTGATGTGTATTTAGAAAATAAGATACAGGAAACAAGTCTAAGATGCTTACAATTTCCTGCAGAAGACACAAAAGATTGTGAAGATATAATGCTTTAGATATATGTTAACATATGTATGGCGGTTTGTCTATATATTTGACATAATTTTTATTTTTTCTAAAAACCTTTCAAATGGCGCTTTCTTACTGCTGTCTCCCCACAGAAAAGCGACCCCTTTGCTGTGTAAATAGTTACAAAAGCATTGAAGTCCCTTTCCTGATGTGCATTTAGAAATTGAACTATAAAGAGCCGCTGCTGGAATATTGCCGATTCCTACTTTTCCCTTTTCTTCCTCTCATCGATCATCTGATGAAGCTTCTTCAATGCGTCGCTTAGACCGCCCACTTCATCGATCAGCCCTTCCCGGACGGCATCTTCCCCTTCCAGCAAAGTTCCCACATCTTTGACAAGCTGTGTTGAGTTCAGCATCAGCTTTTCAATCCGCTCCTGTTTCATATGGGAATGTCTTGCCAGAAAACCTGTGATGCGGTCCTGAGTTTTCTCTATATTACGAAAACTCTGCATTACGCCAATGAACATACCATTGGAACGCACCGGATGAATGATCATCGTACCACTTGGAACAATAAAGGAATAGTCTGCAGATACTGCCAGAGGGCCGCCGATGGAATGACTTCCTCCCAGCACAAGAGACACCGTCGGTTTACTTAAGGATGCAATCAGTTCTGCTATAGAAAGACCTGCTTCCACATCTCCTCCAAGGGTATTTAAAAGGATCAAAAGTCCGTCTATCTCCTGATTGTCCTCGATTTCCGCAAGCATAGGGAGAAGATGCTCGTATTTCGTCGCCTTTGTACTGCCGGACACAGACTCATGCCCCTCAATCTCTCCAATAATCGTAATCAGCTTAATCCTGTGGCAGGAAGAATCTTCCTGAAGATCCAGGCTTCCCATTTCCTTGATCTGTTCATTCTTTTGTTCTGTCTCATTTCCTGTACTGTTTTCTATACGATCGCTTATGTTATTTTGCTTCCCGTTACTTTCGTTCACATTTTCCACGACAAAAAACACCTCCATACTGCTTTCCCATCAATGTACAGAAGCATTTTCCCATGTACACCGATGTTATTAGTATGGAGGTGGCTTTTCTTTTTATACTTGAAGTTTTATCCGATTTTTCCAGAAAACAGCAAGCAGTTATATCTGCTTATACCTGCGCCAGCGCCTGCTCCAGGTCAGCGATGATATCGTCTGCGTTCTCGATACCGACGCTGAAACGGATCAGATCCGGCTGAACGCCAGCTTCCAGAAGCTCCTGATCGTTCATCTGGCGGTGGGTATGGCTCGCCGGATGAAGGACGCATGTTCTGGCGTCTGCCACATGAGTTACGATTGCTGCCAGCTTCAGGCTGTCCATCATTTTTACAGAAGCTTCTCTTCCGCCTTTCAGACCGAATGTGATAACGCCGCATGTTCCGTTTGGCATATATTTCTTTGCAAGGTCATAGTAAGGATCTCCTTCCAGAGACGGGCAGTGTACCCATGCAACCTTTTCATGACCCTTCAGGTAAGAAGCAACTTTTACGGCATTTTCACAATGTCTCGGCACTCTAAGATGGAGTGTCTCCAGCCCGATATTCAAAAGGAATGCATTCTGCGGAGACTGAATGGAACCAAGATCTCTCATAAGCTGTGCAGTTGCCTTGGTGATGTAAGCGCCTTTTCCAAACTTCTGGGTATAGACAATTCCGTGATATGTCTCATCCGGTGTGGTAAGGCCCGGGAATTTTTCTTTATGAGCTTCCCAGTCAAAATTTCCGCTGTCAACAATTGCCCCGCCCACTGCAGATGCATGTCCGTCCATATACTTTGTTGTAGAATGAGTCACGATATCAGCCCCCCATTCAAAAGGACGGCAATTGATGGGAGTTGCAAATGTATTGTCAACGATCAACGGTACGCCGTGATCATGAGCCGCTTTTGCAAATTTTTCGATATCCAGCACCACCAGCGCCGGGTTGGCGATCGTCTCACCGAATACTGCCTTTGTATTTTCCTTAAATGCAGCATTGAGTTCTTCCTCACTGCAGTCCGGATCTACAAAAGTAGCTTCCACACCCATTTTCCGAATGGTATGCGCATAAAGGTTATAAGTTCCTCCGTAAACCGCAGAAGCGCATACGATGTGATCCCCCGCTTCTACAATATTCATAATGGCGTAAAAGCTTGCTGCCTGTCCGGATGAAGTCAGCATTGCTGCAACTCCGCCTTCCAGATCGCAAATTTTCGCTGCAACCGCGTCGTTCGTCGGATTTTGCAGACGTGTATAGAAATATCCGGAATCTTCCAGATCAAAAAGACGTCCCATCTGCTCGCTTGTATCGTATTTAAACGTAGTGCTCTGATAGATGGGAACCACTCTTGGTTCGCCTGTTTTCGGTGTGTACCCGGACTGGATACATTTTGTCTCTATTTTGTAATTGCTCAATTTGACTCCTCCT encodes:
- a CDS encoding Rpn family recombination-promoting nuclease/putative transposase; this encodes MEKATQDVRRINESTEEHELENRYEKYKRILEGLTIMSDIFMRNVLKKRECTEYILRIIMDREDLEVKEQMLQKDYKNLQGRSAILDSVVCDMEEKRYNVEIQQENEGASVKRARYHSSLLDVNELKEGQTFEELPESYVIFIARNDVLGYGLPIYHITKKVEEVREDFQDDAHIIYVNAKIKDKETALGRLMYDLQCRTADEMFSEILAERVRELKETPEGVDSMCREMDEIYNEGIEIGIERGLEKGKMEMKQETVLSMANLGMPVEQIAAVVKESIGMVQKWISEGKTAV
- a CDS encoding O-acetylhomoserine aminocarboxypropyltransferase/cysteine synthase family protein translates to MSNYKIETKCIQSGYTPKTGEPRVVPIYQSTTFKYDTSEQMGRLFDLEDSGYFYTRLQNPTNDAVAAKICDLEGGVAAMLTSSGQAASFYAIMNIVEAGDHIVCASAVYGGTYNLYAHTIRKMGVEATFVDPDCSEEELNAAFKENTKAVFGETIANPALVVLDIEKFAKAAHDHGVPLIVDNTFATPINCRPFEWGADIVTHSTTKYMDGHASAVGGAIVDSGNFDWEAHKEKFPGLTTPDETYHGIVYTQKFGKGAYITKATAQLMRDLGSIQSPQNAFLLNIGLETLHLRVPRHCENAVKVASYLKGHEKVAWVHCPSLEGDPYYDLAKKYMPNGTCGVITFGLKGGREASVKMMDSLKLAAIVTHVADARTCVLHPASHTHRQMNDQELLEAGVQPDLIRFSVGIENADDIIADLEQALAQV
- a CDS encoding ClpP family protease: MGSLDLQEDSSCHRIKLITIIGEIEGHESVSGSTKATKYEHLLPMLAEIEDNQEIDGLLILLNTLGGDVEAGLSIAELIASLSKPTVSLVLGGSHSIGGPLAVSADYSFIVPSGTMIIHPVRSNGMFIGVMQSFRNIEKTQDRITGFLARHSHMKQERIEKLMLNSTQLVKDVGTLLEGEDAVREGLIDEVGGLSDALKKLHQMIDERKKREK